A part of Herpetosiphon gulosus genomic DNA contains:
- a CDS encoding EAL domain-containing protein produces the protein MSVQTPNVRLPDSAAQAAMLPTEWLLIGLVCGLGIWLCWRWQRRRTAQRISTQLGLWHWPQSQQTLILDQQATIIAISPLLNQQLGYPALSLNGQSFKHLLHPDSSNHFDQLLYTQTAQIHWQALDCRHADGSWRGLEFCRHQVGGYWLLNCRETEPVATAERTPPACDWLTGLPNRHSLVIQLQRLIAQRQLDQQHFAVLFVEVDRFSAINDALGYDVGDQVLQTIAQRLQATLGPNDLAARLGGDEFVVVLGQVQHAQQALEHAQRIQEQFNQPIVLRDKPIYTTLGIGVTLGDGQAQAETLLREADTAMYQAKTNGISQIFLFDRALHAALAERWQLEIDLRGALERHELILHYQPITALPTGQMVGVEALLRWHHPQRGMILPNEFIHLAEESGLIVPIGFWALETACLQFLAWQADDSRPRLQVLSVNLSARQLASPALIQTLGEIIQRTGINPAQLELEITESMVIHGFELARAQLGAIKDLGVKLAIDDFGTGYSSLSYLHHFPLDTLKVDRSFVNAMSDGSRNVEIVRAIIMLSQQLAMNVIAEGIETIEEAATLRDLGCDYGQGYHFSRPMTAPDITSWLHSQPLSL, from the coding sequence ATGAGTGTTCAAACGCCCAACGTCCGCTTGCCCGATTCGGCTGCCCAAGCGGCCATGTTGCCAACCGAATGGTTATTAATCGGCTTAGTTTGCGGGCTGGGAATCTGGTTGTGTTGGCGTTGGCAGCGCCGCCGCACCGCTCAGCGCATTAGCACCCAATTAGGGTTGTGGCACTGGCCGCAAAGTCAACAAACCTTGATTCTCGATCAGCAGGCAACGATTATTGCAATCAGCCCACTGCTAAATCAACAGCTTGGCTACCCAGCCCTCAGTCTCAACGGTCAATCATTCAAACACCTCCTGCATCCTGATTCATCCAACCATTTTGATCAATTACTGTATACCCAAACAGCTCAAATTCACTGGCAAGCGTTAGATTGTCGCCATGCTGATGGCTCGTGGCGTGGGCTGGAGTTTTGTCGGCATCAAGTTGGCGGCTATTGGCTGCTCAATTGCCGTGAAACTGAGCCGGTTGCAACTGCTGAACGGACACCGCCAGCCTGCGATTGGCTGACTGGCTTGCCCAATCGGCATAGTTTGGTTATTCAACTACAACGCTTGATCGCCCAGCGCCAACTTGATCAACAACACTTTGCCGTCTTGTTTGTTGAAGTCGATCGATTTAGTGCAATTAATGATGCCTTGGGCTACGATGTTGGCGATCAAGTGCTGCAAACGATTGCCCAACGCCTTCAAGCAACGCTTGGCCCAAATGATTTAGCTGCTCGTTTAGGTGGTGATGAATTTGTGGTCGTGCTTGGTCAAGTGCAACATGCTCAGCAAGCGCTTGAGCATGCCCAACGGATTCAAGAGCAATTTAACCAGCCAATTGTACTGCGCGATAAGCCAATTTATACCACGCTTGGCATTGGTGTAACGCTTGGTGATGGTCAAGCCCAAGCCGAAACCTTGCTGCGTGAGGCAGATACGGCGATGTATCAGGCCAAAACGAATGGTATTAGTCAAATCTTTTTGTTTGATCGAGCGTTGCATGCGGCGCTGGCTGAGCGTTGGCAACTGGAAATTGATTTGCGCGGAGCCTTAGAGCGCCACGAATTAATTTTGCATTATCAGCCAATTACGGCTTTACCAACTGGTCAGATGGTTGGGGTTGAGGCCTTGTTGCGCTGGCATCACCCACAGCGCGGCATGATTCTGCCCAACGAGTTTATTCATTTGGCCGAGGAAAGTGGCTTGATCGTGCCGATTGGTTTTTGGGCCTTGGAAACTGCCTGCCTACAATTTTTGGCATGGCAAGCTGATGATTCGCGGCCCCGTTTGCAAGTGCTTTCGGTCAATCTCTCGGCGCGTCAACTGGCCAGCCCGGCCTTAATTCAAACCTTGGGCGAGATTATTCAGCGCACTGGCATCAATCCAGCCCAGTTGGAGCTAGAAATTACCGAAAGTATGGTGATTCATGGCTTTGAATTGGCCCGAGCACAGTTAGGTGCAATCAAAGATTTGGGGGTAAAGCTGGCGATTGATGATTTTGGTACAGGCTATTCATCATTGAGCTATCTGCACCACTTCCCCTTGGATACGCTTAAAGTTGATCGCTCATTCGTTAATGCGATGAGCGATGGCAGCCGCAACGTCGAAATTGTGCGGGCAATTATCATGCTCTCGCAACAACTGGCCATGAATGTAATTGCCGAGGGTATCGAAACGATCGAAGAAGCGGCAACTTTGCGCGATTTGGGCTGCGATTATGGTCAAGGCTACCATTTTAGCCGCCCCATGACTGCACCCGATATTACCTCGTGGCTGCATAGCCAACCGTTGAGCCTCTAA
- a CDS encoding PspC domain-containing protein, protein MTTQVSNRLTRSATDRRFAGVCGGIAEYLAIDSIWVRLAFVFLVMTGISILLYPLLWFIMPRGAVSYLAQSTQAVQQPVSYQVAQSVGVQPSVNARFDPMTGQAIKAEPYRFDPVTGQPIGQSIPVSNLSTPVATVSPDVIKARRNLWLKSALVIGGALFLSSILVEIAPVLIPVGLVVAGVWLIRNNKI, encoded by the coding sequence ATGACAACCCAAGTTTCTAACCGTTTGACCCGTAGCGCTACCGACCGCCGTTTTGCTGGCGTTTGTGGTGGGATTGCCGAATACTTGGCTATCGATTCAATCTGGGTTCGCTTAGCCTTTGTATTCTTGGTGATGACGGGGATTAGCATTTTACTCTACCCATTGTTGTGGTTTATTATGCCACGCGGCGCAGTCAGCTACTTGGCTCAATCAACCCAAGCCGTGCAACAACCAGTTAGCTATCAAGTGGCCCAAAGCGTTGGCGTACAACCAAGCGTCAATGCTCGCTTCGACCCAATGACTGGTCAAGCCATCAAAGCTGAACCATATCGCTTTGATCCAGTGACTGGTCAACCAATCGGCCAAAGCATTCCGGTTAGCAACCTTTCAACGCCTGTTGCCACGGTTAGCCCAGATGTAATCAAAGCTCGCCGGAACTTGTGGCTCAAGAGCGCCTTGGTCATCGGTGGTGCCTTGTTCCTGAGCAGCATCTTGGTCGAAATCGCTCCAGTGCTGATTCCAGTTGGTTTGGTTGTTGCCGGGGTTTGGTTGATTCGCAACAACAAAATCTAA
- a CDS encoding choice-of-anchor Q domain-containing protein: protein MHFFKALLLVCCTLAVTIQVQAVPTAGVVGTGTPASCTEAALDSALSNGGTISFNCGGAATINLTSDKILISSTTIDGANQITLSGRNLNRLFVANGAIQLNLRNLTLEAGFSAVGGGALELVGAEVVLDRVVLKNHEALSQGGAIYCYVGSGGSLTIRNSSFQRNRSASGGAIYNDGCDLTIDNSDFTANIAPTNTVTSFGGAIYSVGPTTITNSRFYRNQARDGGAIFIHTQASATIRYSNFLENTGGYGGALENTGGLTITDSLLQANTVSGTGGAIWNSGGRLLLKRSRLLGNQADEGGAISHYGTHAELVDLLIEANQATGTNGGGAIFHSSGTLFISNASLIRNRASAGHGGAIYQNSDDNLTLTNVTLAENQADQFGGGLYHKARYAVIINSTLYNNTALAGNEWYEDSPLTSEQPGIIQIGNSVVAGASNNCGGSAIQSLGFNFSDGTCAGLDTASDQQNTNNLLLSALQVNGGRVAMPVYTPLTGSPLIDSADPNLCPTTDQRGAARLASCDVGSVEAAVQLPQVYLPLAAR, encoded by the coding sequence ATGCACTTTTTTAAGGCGTTGCTGCTCGTTTGCTGTACGTTAGCTGTGACAATTCAGGTTCAGGCTGTACCAACCGCTGGCGTGGTTGGCACTGGTACGCCTGCTAGTTGTACCGAGGCTGCGCTGGATTCGGCGCTTAGCAACGGCGGTACGATTAGCTTTAATTGTGGCGGAGCAGCCACAATCAATCTTACCAGCGATAAAATTTTGATTAGTTCTACCACGATTGATGGGGCAAATCAAATCACACTGAGTGGGCGTAATCTCAATCGCTTGTTCGTAGCCAACGGTGCAATTCAGCTAAATCTACGAAATTTGACGCTAGAAGCAGGTTTTTCGGCGGTTGGCGGCGGGGCGTTAGAGTTAGTTGGAGCCGAGGTTGTGCTCGATCGGGTTGTGCTCAAAAATCACGAAGCCTTGAGCCAAGGCGGCGCAATCTATTGTTATGTCGGCAGCGGCGGCAGTTTGACGATTCGCAATAGCAGCTTTCAGCGCAATCGCTCGGCTTCGGGCGGTGCAATTTACAACGACGGCTGCGATTTGACTATTGACAACAGCGATTTTACTGCCAATATAGCTCCGACCAACACGGTTACTTCATTTGGGGGAGCGATTTATAGCGTTGGCCCAACCACAATCACCAACAGCCGATTTTATCGCAATCAAGCCCGTGATGGCGGCGCGATCTTCATTCACACTCAAGCCTCGGCAACCATTCGTTATAGCAATTTTCTCGAAAATACTGGTGGTTATGGCGGTGCGCTCGAAAACACCGGTGGCCTGACGATCACCGATAGTTTATTGCAAGCCAATACGGTCAGTGGCACTGGCGGCGCAATTTGGAATAGTGGCGGACGCTTATTGCTCAAACGCTCACGCTTGCTAGGCAATCAGGCCGATGAAGGTGGCGCTATCAGTCATTATGGCACACACGCCGAACTCGTCGATCTGTTAATCGAGGCGAATCAAGCAACTGGCACAAATGGCGGCGGAGCAATTTTTCATTCCAGTGGCACGCTGTTTATCAGCAATGCTAGCCTGATTCGCAATCGCGCCAGTGCTGGCCATGGCGGCGCAATCTACCAAAATTCCGACGATAACTTGACCTTGACCAACGTGACGCTAGCCGAAAATCAGGCCGATCAATTTGGTGGTGGCCTTTATCACAAAGCCCGTTATGCGGTGATTATCAACAGCACTTTGTACAACAACACAGCCTTGGCAGGCAACGAATGGTACGAAGATTCGCCGCTGACCAGCGAGCAACCTGGCATTATTCAAATTGGTAATAGTGTAGTGGCTGGCGCTAGTAATAATTGTGGTGGCAGCGCTATCCAATCGTTGGGCTTCAATTTCAGCGATGGTACATGTGCTGGGCTAGATACGGCCAGCGATCAGCAAAATACCAATAATCTGCTGCTTTCAGCGCTCCAAGTGAATGGTGGGCGCGTTGCCATGCCAGTTTATACGCCGCTGACGGGCAGCCCATTAATTGATAGTGCCGATCCTAATCTTTGTCCAACGACGGATCAACGAGGCGCGGCCCGCCTGGCGAGCTGTGATGTCGGTTCGGTCGAAGCGGCGGTGCAATTACCCCAAGTTTATTTGCCATTAGCAGCCCGCTAA
- a CDS encoding tetratricopeptide repeat protein — protein sequence MTQTAVNSPVAFGKQLRLLRRRARLTQAELGIAVGYSDAQICRLETGRRPPDLTTLIALFLPALDIEAQSHEAQHLLELAAIAREELIAEPSQNNHVSFNQVLPALASHLPSPTSYFLGRGAEQQRILQWLNNPTIRLISIVGLAGIGKTQLGLHCLHQFANQSEQQCIFVDLVTANDPESMVQAINKALEVSESPDEHPLSLAISQLEHQPSCLLLDNCEQIQDASRVISQLLSEVPTLKLIVTSQLALRLSAEHVLQLTPLAVPNLLALPPLAELAQIEAMALLLARLQVHNPKLELTEKNALALAALCVRVDGVPLALELVAASGRLFDPDALLSELASHFLSMRRRGRDLPSRHYSVTTALAWSYQQLDSASQRLFDRLSVFVSGWTVEAALAVCGPEYERHELIEQLNMLLDHSLIQQQTSDDSTRMSMLTMVRTFAQEQANKHAEHDVLMSRMLNYLIELAQQAEQPLRSGNSQAMWIQRLEAEHDNIRAALNWAWQHNAHQRGIRLVGYLWRFWYMRGYLREGRRWFENLLISHEPNPDVDFARALDGVGILAWRQSDYHQAEQWYQQALAIYQTTQHTAGQAQVLGHLGLVAMDTGAYAQAAAYYEQSLPLYQAIEDQSGVVATLHNLGNLYCQQSENQRASQLYQECLQIYQQMGDQSGVALIALGLGVIARDEQRLEAAQASFEQSLSLARELGDDWNEATALINLGNIAMDTSQPKLGLAHYHPAQQIFERLGDQQSLCLLHTRIANAHWVLGEHTQAQAGYRQCLMLSHAIGFDPGIVEGLEGLSHCLSQTLPTTAAQLMAYAAQMRSTKGYPIIPADEPGYNQIVQEIQGHLSTTAWQQAYQQGQQLSLQRAVSLALAN from the coding sequence ATGACTCAAACTGCAGTTAATTCACCAGTGGCGTTTGGCAAGCAATTGCGCTTGTTGCGCCGCCGTGCTCGCCTAACCCAAGCCGAATTAGGGATTGCCGTAGGCTATAGTGATGCCCAAATTTGTCGGCTTGAAACAGGCCGTCGCCCCCCCGACTTAACGACGTTGATTGCGCTGTTTCTGCCAGCGCTGGATATCGAAGCTCAATCGCACGAAGCTCAGCACCTATTAGAATTGGCCGCGATCGCCCGCGAAGAATTAATCGCCGAACCAAGCCAAAACAATCATGTTTCGTTCAATCAAGTGCTGCCAGCCTTGGCCAGTCATTTGCCTAGCCCAACCAGCTACTTTTTAGGCCGTGGCGCTGAACAACAACGTATTTTGCAATGGCTGAATAATCCTACGATTCGCTTAATCAGCATTGTGGGCTTGGCGGGCATTGGCAAAACCCAACTTGGCTTGCACTGTTTGCATCAATTTGCCAACCAAAGTGAGCAGCAGTGTATTTTTGTTGATCTGGTGACCGCCAACGATCCTGAATCGATGGTTCAGGCGATCAACAAGGCGCTTGAAGTCAGCGAAAGTCCCGATGAGCACCCCCTGAGTTTGGCAATTAGCCAGCTTGAGCATCAACCAAGCTGTTTACTGTTGGATAATTGTGAGCAAATTCAGGATGCCAGCCGTGTGATCAGCCAATTGCTCAGCGAAGTACCAACTCTTAAATTAATCGTTACCAGCCAATTAGCTTTGCGTCTGAGTGCCGAACATGTGCTCCAACTCACGCCCTTGGCCGTGCCCAACTTGTTGGCCTTGCCGCCCTTGGCTGAATTAGCCCAGATCGAAGCTATGGCCTTGTTGTTGGCGCGGTTGCAAGTGCATAACCCCAAACTTGAATTGACCGAGAAAAATGCATTGGCGCTTGCAGCCTTGTGTGTACGCGTCGATGGTGTGCCTTTAGCGCTGGAGTTAGTTGCTGCTTCGGGCCGTTTGTTCGACCCCGACGCCTTGTTGAGCGAATTGGCCAGCCATTTTTTGAGCATGCGACGGCGAGGTCGCGATTTACCATCACGTCACTATTCGGTTACGACCGCGCTGGCCTGGAGTTATCAACAGCTTGATTCGGCTAGTCAACGCTTATTTGATCGGCTGAGCGTATTTGTGAGCGGCTGGACGGTCGAGGCGGCCTTGGCAGTTTGTGGCCCAGAATACGAACGCCATGAGCTAATCGAACAATTAAATATGCTGCTTGATCATAGCCTGATTCAACAACAAACTAGCGATGATTCGACCCGTATGAGTATGTTAACGATGGTGCGCACCTTTGCTCAAGAGCAAGCCAACAAGCATGCTGAACACGATGTGCTTATGAGCCGCATGCTCAATTATTTGATTGAACTAGCTCAGCAAGCCGAGCAACCATTGCGCTCCGGCAACAGCCAAGCCATGTGGATTCAGCGGCTCGAGGCTGAGCACGATAACATTCGAGCGGCATTAAATTGGGCTTGGCAACACAACGCGCATCAACGAGGTATTCGTTTGGTTGGCTATTTATGGCGTTTTTGGTATATGCGTGGCTATTTGCGCGAAGGTCGGCGTTGGTTTGAAAATCTCTTGATCAGCCATGAACCAAATCCTGATGTTGATTTTGCACGGGCACTCGATGGCGTGGGAATTTTAGCTTGGCGACAAAGCGATTATCACCAAGCTGAACAATGGTATCAGCAAGCGCTTGCCATCTACCAAACCACCCAACACACCGCTGGTCAGGCGCAAGTTTTGGGTCATTTGGGCTTAGTGGCAATGGATACCGGAGCTTATGCCCAAGCAGCGGCCTACTACGAACAAAGTTTACCGCTGTATCAAGCAATTGAGGATCAATCCGGTGTGGTTGCTACATTACACAATTTAGGCAATCTCTATTGCCAACAATCGGAAAATCAACGAGCAAGCCAGCTCTACCAAGAATGTTTACAGATCTATCAGCAAATGGGCGATCAATCGGGAGTGGCATTAATTGCTTTAGGTTTAGGCGTGATTGCCCGCGATGAACAACGATTAGAGGCAGCCCAAGCCTCGTTTGAACAAAGCCTCAGCTTGGCACGCGAGCTAGGCGACGATTGGAATGAAGCGACGGCCTTAATTAACTTGGGCAATATCGCAATGGATACGAGCCAACCCAAACTTGGCTTAGCGCATTATCACCCTGCTCAGCAAATATTTGAACGTTTAGGGGATCAGCAATCCTTATGTCTGCTGCATACACGAATTGCCAATGCCCATTGGGTGCTTGGGGAACATACGCAGGCCCAAGCTGGCTATCGTCAATGCTTGATGTTGTCCCATGCAATTGGCTTTGATCCAGGTATTGTTGAAGGCTTAGAAGGGCTGTCCCATTGCTTGAGCCAAACCTTGCCAACGACTGCGGCCCAGCTCATGGCCTATGCCGCCCAGATGCGCAGCACCAAAGGCTACCCAATTATTCCTGCCGATGAACCTGGCTATAACCAAATTGTGCAAGAAATTCAGGGTCATTTAAGCACCACAGCGTGGCAACAGGCCTATCAGCAAGGCCAACAACTGAGTTTACAGCGAGCAGTGAGTTTGGCCCTAGCCAATTGA
- a CDS encoding chloramphenicol acetyltransferase, whose translation MRTIDLATWPRRQHFELYHSMTYPHFSLCANVDIQIWYQAIKARQARLSTSLTFVVARAANEQVAFRWRIRGDSVVEHDQVDPSPTVLLDDDLFSFCVIPYRADYHEFSALAEAKVAEVKANPTISDEPGQDNLLYMTSIPWVSFTSIMHPVHLNPIDSVPRISWGKHTLDGQRRLMPVAVQVHHGLMDGLHVGRFYERVQAILDHPEDFLG comes from the coding sequence ATGCGTACAATTGATCTTGCTACTTGGCCACGTCGCCAGCATTTTGAACTTTACCATAGCATGACTTACCCCCACTTCAGTTTATGTGCCAACGTCGATATTCAGATTTGGTATCAAGCAATTAAGGCTCGCCAAGCCCGTTTAAGTACCAGCCTCACCTTTGTGGTTGCCCGCGCCGCTAACGAACAAGTGGCCTTTCGTTGGCGGATTCGTGGTGATAGTGTGGTTGAGCATGATCAGGTTGATCCGTCGCCAACCGTCTTGCTCGATGACGATCTCTTTAGCTTTTGTGTGATTCCCTATCGGGCTGATTATCATGAATTTTCAGCCTTAGCCGAAGCCAAGGTCGCTGAAGTTAAAGCCAACCCAACCATCAGCGACGAGCCAGGCCAAGATAATTTGCTGTATATGACCAGCATTCCGTGGGTCAGCTTCACCAGTATAATGCACCCTGTGCATCTCAACCCAATCGATTCAGTGCCTCGCATTTCGTGGGGCAAACACACGCTTGACGGCCAACGCCGATTGATGCCCGTAGCGGTGCAAGTCCATCATGGCTTGATGGATGGGCTGCATGTTGGGCGTTTCTACGAGCGAGTTCAAGCAATTCTCGATCATCCTGAGGATTTTTTGGGCTAA
- a CDS encoding CapA family protein has product MRRLSFWILLGILAACSSTTTTEPSQVALAPTATTAATATLELTNTPEPTSTTLPTATSEPSPTPEPKIELAVVGDMMLARSIGERILSDGPEQPFAGVREHLVNADLTIGNLETAIADAGEPAPKAYRFLAPPESVDSLSNAGFDLVSLANNHSLDWGESALSETIGLLNEAEIANVGAGMNAEQAYRPVILEKNGLRLAFLAYVNVPVERGGFVTESWTATADQPGLAWAEPAVIAADVAAIRPNVDHVIILLHSGYEGIDQPNEIQRSNAYAALDAGATLVLGAHPHVLQGYELRSNGQFIAWSLGNFVFDGFDGTPSLDSAILHLTLDKTGVIASRWTPVRLVDGYPQALDPASDGAYIIETIEQLSK; this is encoded by the coding sequence ATGCGGCGTTTGAGTTTTTGGATACTCCTAGGAATTTTAGCAGCCTGTAGCAGCACGACGACCACTGAACCAAGTCAAGTGGCGCTTGCCCCCACCGCAACCACGGCAGCAACTGCAACCCTTGAACTAACCAACACCCCCGAGCCAACCAGCACAACCCTTCCAACCGCAACCAGCGAGCCAAGCCCAACTCCTGAGCCAAAAATTGAGTTGGCCGTGGTTGGTGATATGATGCTTGCTCGCTCGATTGGCGAGCGTATTCTGAGCGATGGCCCTGAGCAACCATTTGCCGGAGTACGTGAACACTTGGTCAATGCCGATTTAACAATTGGCAACCTTGAAACCGCCATTGCCGATGCTGGGGAGCCAGCACCCAAAGCCTATCGCTTTTTGGCCCCACCCGAAAGTGTAGATAGCCTCAGCAATGCAGGCTTTGATCTGGTTTCGTTGGCCAATAACCATAGCCTCGATTGGGGTGAATCGGCCTTGAGCGAAACGATTGGTTTGTTGAATGAGGCTGAAATTGCCAATGTTGGCGCGGGCATGAACGCCGAGCAGGCCTATCGCCCAGTCATTCTTGAGAAAAATGGCTTGCGGCTAGCATTCTTGGCTTACGTTAACGTACCTGTCGAGCGTGGCGGTTTTGTGACCGAATCGTGGACGGCAACTGCTGACCAACCTGGTTTGGCGTGGGCTGAACCTGCCGTAATTGCCGCCGATGTCGCAGCAATTCGGCCAAACGTTGATCATGTGATTATTTTGTTGCATAGTGGCTATGAGGGCATCGACCAACCAAATGAGATTCAGCGCAGCAATGCCTATGCTGCTTTAGATGCTGGGGCAACCTTGGTTTTGGGTGCACATCCCCATGTTTTGCAAGGCTACGAATTACGTTCAAACGGCCAATTTATTGCCTGGAGTTTGGGCAATTTTGTGTTCGATGGCTTTGATGGTACGCCGAGCCTTGATAGTGCCATCTTACACTTGACACTCGATAAAACCGGAGTTATTGCCTCACGCTGGACACCTGTGCGTTTGGTCGATGGCTATCCTCAAGCACTTGATCCGGCCAGTGATGGCGCGTATATCATCGAGACAATCGAGCAATTAAGTAAGTAA
- a CDS encoding ferric iron reductase: MSVESSPLAQSLERATTLDEYLVARIAEPNEPDWLPATSLTDPATLSTILEGFAASRKLAKRRLTGSFFISSYVWYLAGAAIASLLIDQRIPDLDRTNVLARFPSNGNADQAAIAFASQRFFGLAVDQTQTGATVIADKAGLREQLRQQFEQHLEPVVQLVADQSGLGQRAQWNIIADRCAGIFLRVGQRLDQVAAACEEGLAFVGTKGSAMKASKTGYIQLDTAGDTCATFLQRGGCCLYYQVEGGRNCNDCPLLPTAERLQRMAGLSS, from the coding sequence ATGAGCGTAGAAAGTAGCCCACTTGCCCAAAGCCTGGAACGCGCCACGACCTTGGATGAATATCTGGTTGCGCGGATTGCCGAACCAAACGAGCCAGATTGGTTGCCTGCGACATCATTGACCGATCCAGCGACGCTAAGCACCATTTTGGAAGGCTTTGCAGCCTCCCGCAAGCTAGCCAAGCGCCGCTTGACAGGCTCGTTCTTTATTAGTTCGTATGTTTGGTATTTGGCTGGAGCCGCGATTGCCAGCTTACTGATCGATCAACGGATTCCCGACCTTGATCGGACCAATGTGCTGGCGCGTTTTCCCAGCAACGGCAATGCCGATCAGGCCGCAATCGCCTTTGCCTCGCAACGGTTTTTCGGCTTAGCTGTTGATCAAACCCAAACTGGCGCAACCGTCATTGCCGATAAAGCTGGCTTGCGTGAACAATTACGCCAGCAATTCGAGCAGCATCTTGAGCCAGTGGTGCAATTGGTTGCCGATCAATCAGGTTTAGGCCAACGTGCCCAATGGAACATCATCGCCGATCGCTGTGCAGGCATTTTCTTGCGGGTTGGCCAACGACTTGATCAAGTCGCCGCTGCTTGTGAAGAAGGTTTGGCCTTTGTTGGAACCAAAGGTTCGGCCATGAAGGCCAGTAAAACTGGTTATATTCAACTGGATACTGCGGGCGATACATGTGCGACATTCCTCCAGCGTGGTGGTTGCTGTTTGTACTACCAAGTTGAAGGGGGAAGAAACTGCAACGATTGCCCCTTGCTGCCAACCGCCGAGCGCTTACAACGCATGGCAGGGTTAAGCAGTTAA
- a CDS encoding iron-siderophore ABC transporter substrate-binding protein: MQRFLALIGLVSILTACGSSAATQAPTTAPTTAAAATATTASEPTAATTETAAEATTAPSDNAVGTRTIKHVLGETTITGTPQRVVVLEWVYVENLLALGVQPVGVADIEGYNKWVDVPVELGPDATDVGTRGEANLETIASLKPDLIISLKYDADKNYPQYSAIAPTLVFNPYPESGDQYTEMIDTFNTIADVLGKTEEAKAVLAKMEQTYADAKQTLATAGFENAPYVLAQAYTSNNAAEIRLFTDNSMIAKLIAKTGLKNTWTDSAFQVYGFSTVSSEVLAQLGDVHFMYVVADDDNPFATGTVKPFWDSLEFVKKGQAYPLGGDVWFFGGPLSAEVLAQRVVKSLTKQ; this comes from the coding sequence ATGCAACGATTTTTGGCATTAATTGGCTTGGTCAGTATCTTGACTGCCTGTGGTTCATCGGCAGCAACCCAAGCGCCCACAACCGCTCCAACCACCGCAGCCGCTGCAACCGCGACGACTGCCAGTGAACCAACCGCTGCTACAACCGAAACTGCCGCCGAAGCAACCACTGCTCCGTCAGATAACGCCGTTGGCACGCGCACGATCAAACACGTTTTGGGCGAAACTACGATCACTGGCACTCCGCAACGGGTAGTTGTGCTCGAATGGGTTTACGTCGAAAACTTGTTGGCCTTGGGTGTGCAACCAGTTGGCGTTGCTGATATCGAAGGCTACAACAAGTGGGTTGATGTTCCAGTTGAATTAGGCCCAGATGCAACCGATGTTGGAACCCGTGGCGAAGCTAATCTCGAAACGATTGCTTCACTTAAGCCCGATTTGATCATCTCGCTCAAATATGATGCTGATAAAAACTATCCTCAATATAGTGCGATTGCCCCAACCTTGGTCTTCAATCCCTATCCTGAATCAGGCGATCAATATACTGAAATGATCGATACCTTCAACACGATTGCCGATGTATTGGGCAAAACCGAAGAAGCCAAAGCCGTGTTAGCCAAGATGGAGCAAACCTACGCTGATGCTAAGCAAACCTTGGCAACTGCTGGTTTTGAAAATGCACCATATGTGTTGGCCCAAGCCTACACCTCAAACAACGCTGCTGAAATTCGTTTGTTCACCGACAACTCGATGATTGCCAAATTGATCGCCAAAACTGGCCTCAAAAATACTTGGACTGATAGCGCCTTCCAAGTTTATGGATTTTCGACTGTCAGCAGCGAAGTGCTGGCCCAACTTGGCGATGTGCACTTTATGTATGTTGTGGCCGATGATGATAATCCATTTGCTACCGGCACGGTCAAGCCCTTCTGGGATAGCCTTGAGTTTGTCAAAAAAGGCCAAGCTTACCCCTTAGGCGGCGATGTTTGGTTCTTTGGTGGCCCCTTGTCAGCCGAAGTCTTGGCTCAACGGGTGGTCAAAAGCTTGACCAAACAATAA